A DNA window from Salvelinus alpinus chromosome 39, SLU_Salpinus.1, whole genome shotgun sequence contains the following coding sequences:
- the LOC139566707 gene encoding leucine-rich repeat transmembrane neuronal protein 1-like yields MDFLLIGLYLKWPLRKPPGLKLLLWCSLGIMLKMVPSVEGVCPRLCRCDSKLLYCEGLNLTDVPRNLSSALGLSMRENNLTELREGHFAGLSQLTWLYLDHNNIDVVEEGTFDRLRRVKELDLSTNHIESLPNGTFRPLPNLRILDLSYNRLQALEPDLFHGLRKLTNLHLRYNALKFVPVRIFQDCRSMQFLDLGYNQLQSLARNSFAGLFKLTELHLEHNELVKVNLAHFPRLISLRTLYMRNNRATVVVSTLDWTWPFLEKIDLSANEIAYIEPHVFESVPNLKALMLDANRLTAVEQRILDSWSSLGSITLAGNEWECSHNVCALAQWLSAFRGQRDSQLLCSSPDVAQGEDVLDAVYAFQLCEDGGDQSTTTMSWYPGYTAKDQAWGGPTANPYDPPAAEGGAVVTNSFTVTVANLDDIESTMQIHKVVTGTMALIFSFLIVVLMLYVTWKCFPAGVRQVRQCFSSHRRKQKQKQSMQQMATMSTPEYYVDYKPNHIEGALVIINEYGSCTCQQQPSRECEV; encoded by the coding sequence ATGGATTTCCTTCTAATTGGTTTGTACCTAAAGTGGCCCCTGAGGAAGCCCCCTGGGTTGAAACTGTTGCTGTGGTGCTCGCTGGGCATCATGCTCAAAATGGTCCCCTCGGTGGAGGGCGTCTGCCCACGGCTATGCCGCTGCGACAGCAAGCTGCTCTACTGCGAGGGGCTCAATCTCACCGACGTTCCGCGCAACCTGAGCAGCGCCCTGGGCCTGTCCATGCGCGAGAACAACCTGACGGAGTTGCGCGAGGGCCACTTCGCTGGCCTGTCGCAGCTCACCTGGCTCTACTTGGATCATAACAACATCGACGTGGTGGAGGAGGGCACCTTCGACAGGCTGCGCCGAGTCAAGGAACTCGACCTGAGCACCAACCATATCGAGAGCCTGCCCAATGGCACCTTCAGGCCCCTCCCCAACCTACGCATCCTGGACCTATCGTACAACAGGCTGCAGGCGCTGGAACCCGACCTGTTCCACGGCCTGAGGAAGCTAACCAATTTGCATTTGCGCTACAACGCCCTCAAGTTTGTCCCAGTGAGGATCTTCCAGGACTGCCGGAGCATGCAGTTCCTGGACCTGGGCTACAACCAGCTGCAGAGCCTGGCGCGGAACTCCTTCGCTGGGCTCTTCAAGCTCACCGAGCTGCACCTGGAGCACAATGAGCTGGTCAAAGTCAACCTGGCCCACTTCCCCCGCCTCATCTCACTGCGCACGCTCTACATGCGCAACAACCGAGCTACCGTTGTGGTCAGCACCCTGGACTGGACCTGGCCCTTCCTGGAGAAGATCGACCTGTCGGCAAATGAGATCGCATACATCGAGCCGCACGTCTTCGAGAGCGTGCCCAACCTCAAGGCCCTCATGCTGGACGCCAACCGGCTGACGGCCGTGGAGCAGCGCATCCTGGATTCGTGGTCGTCCCTGGGCAGCATCACTTTGGCAGGCAACGAGTGGGAATGCAGCCACAACGTGTGTGCCCTGGCCCAGTGGCTGAGCGCCTTCCGGGGCCAGCGGGACAGCCAGCTGCTGTGCTCAAGCCCGGATGTGGCGCAGGGCGAGGACGTACTGGACGCAGTCTACGCCTTCCAGCTGTGCGAGGACGGCGGCGACCAGTCCACCACAACCATGAGCTGGTACCCAGGCTACACCGCCAAGGACCAGGCCTGGGGCGGCCCCACGGCCAATCCCTACGATCCGCCAGCAGCCGAGGGCGGCGCAGTCGTCACCAATTCCTTCACGGTGACCGTGGCTAACCTCGACGACATAGAGAGCACCATGCAGATCCACAAGGTGGTGACAGGCACCATGGCGCTCATCTTCTCCTTCCTCATTGTGGTGCTGATGCTCTACGTGACCTGGAAGTGTTTCCCGGCGGGCGTGCGGCAGGTGCGCCAGTGCTTCAGCAGCCATCGGCGCAAGCAGAAGCAGAAGCAGAGCATGCAGCAGATGGCCACCATGTCCACGCCGGAGTACTACGTCGACTACAAGCCCAACCACATCGAGGGGGCCCTGGTCATCATCAACGAGTATGGCTCCTGCACCTGCCAGCAGCAACCATCCCGGGAGTGCGAGGTCTGA